In one window of Polyangia bacterium DNA:
- a CDS encoding MerR family transcriptional regulator: MEVSAENLTLLKVGELAKKTGKSVRALHLYEELGLLTPAVRSKGGFRLYSGRALARIEWIQKLQDMGFSLTEIKAFLRGWEECDTAPKAMDRIREIFADKLRETEETIGRLTHLVSELNETLAYMDSCRSCEPSHSQGECGTCGIHGHGGKAPLLVEGISRR, translated from the coding sequence GTGGAAGTATCGGCGGAAAATCTGACCCTCTTAAAGGTGGGAGAACTGGCGAAGAAGACGGGCAAATCCGTCCGAGCGCTACACCTTTATGAGGAGTTGGGGCTGCTGACGCCGGCGGTGCGGTCGAAGGGTGGCTTCCGTCTTTATTCGGGCCGGGCCTTGGCGCGGATCGAGTGGATCCAGAAGCTGCAGGACATGGGTTTCAGCTTGACCGAGATCAAGGCGTTCCTGCGTGGCTGGGAAGAGTGTGACACCGCGCCCAAGGCGATGGACCGCATCCGGGAGATCTTCGCCGACAAGTTGCGTGAAACCGAAGAAACCATCGGGCGGCTGACCCATCTGGTGAGCGAGCTCAACGAAACGCTGGCGTACATGGACAGCTGTCGGTCGTGCGAGCCCTCGCACTCGCAAGGCGAGTGCGGGACGTGCGGCATTCATGGCCACGG